The nucleotide sequence CTTGGTGGTGCCCAGCATGAGCGAGAACCGGCCGTCCGAAGGGAAGCGACTCTCGGCGATGTTTTGGTTGGCCAGGATCTTGAGCCGGGTGACGACCGATTTGTGGATCTTGCGCGGATACTCCAGCACCTCGCGCAGAATGCCATCGATGCGGTAGCGCACGATGACCTTCGTCTCGTGGGGCTCGATGTGGATGTCACTGGCGTCGCGGCGCAGGGAGAAATAGATGATCGATTCGACGAACTCCACCAGTTGCTCGGACTCGGCCTGGCGGGCGATCTGCTCGCCGCCCTCATCGAGATCGATGTCTTCATTGAAGAGGGCGTGATTTTCGAGGCTGGCGAGCGATTCCTCGATCGATTCTTCCGTGCAGTATTGGATCTGCACGGCGTCGAGAATATCGCCACGCAACGCGAAGACCGGACTGACCGGCATCTTGGCGATCTTGCTCAGCCGGGCGACGAGCACGGTATCTTCCGGATGCGCCATGGCCGCGGTGAGACCGTCGCCCAGCTTATACAGCGGCATCACGCAGGCCTTGGTGGCGATCTCGGCGGGGATGGCCTCGCGGGCTTCATCCGTTACGACCGAAGAAAAGGGGTCGACATAGGCGACGCCGACCTTGTCCGCTAGGTAGCGACAAGCTTCCTCTTTGCGGACTTGGCTGCCGCGCACGAGGAGCTCGATCAGCGCGGCCGGGGTGTCGACGGTTTTGGACAGGGAGTCCAGATCGCAGCCGGCGTCGAATGAGCTCAACGTCCGGATTTCATCCAGAAATTCAGAGTTAAGAATTGGAGTCACGGCGTTTACGGGGACGTTTCTTGAACATCTTGCCGATGTCCTGTTGTCGGAGTTTCTCCATGCCGAACGATCCGGAATCCTGCTCGGAGGCCACTTCCTTGAGCAGGTCGCGCAGGGAGTAGCGCACCTCTTTAAGTTCCCAGTTGGCCTTGGGGGCGGGGGTGGGGGATTCGGGGTCCATCATGGTGCTGGGGAGGGGGTGGGGGATCAGTCCTCACCGAAAATCTCATCGGCCAATTCCAGCAGGGAATTAGAGATTTCTTCGCGGGGGGTGTCCTTCAATATGTAGCCGGCGGCGCCCAACGCGGACGCCTTTTCCACGGCAGAGCGGGTTGAGACCGAGGTGAGCATGACGATGACGGCATCCTCGTCTATCGCCATGAGATCTCCCAGGGTTTCGATGCCGTCTCGCACGGGCATGTTGATGTCCATGAGCACCAGGTCGGGCTTTTCGGTTTCGTAAATTTCCGTCGCCTCATGGCCGTTGGAGGCGTCGATCACAGTCACGCCCGGGAACGCGGATTTGACCACGAGGCCGATGTATTTGCGAATATGGACTTCATCATCCACCAACAGGACTTTGTTTACGAGAGGCATGGATACAGTGCGGTTCGAGGGGAAAAGATCAGGAGCTACACAAGCGGAGTGACGAAGTGCTGCAACAGGGAATCACGGTCGCGGGATTCAGCCATTGAGCAGCGGGAGTTCGATCCAGAAGCAACAGCCCGCGCCCAATTGTGATTCGCAACCCACTCTGCCGTCATGCATTTCGGCAATCGTTTTGACGATGGAAAGACCGAGCCCGGTGGAGGATTCGCCGTCGGTCGGCACGGAAGACAGGCGCTGAAACTTGCCGAAGAGCTTGGCCTGGTCGGCGGCGGAAAGTCCCGGGCCTTGATCAGTGACGGAGAAACGCGCGTGACGGCCCAGGTGTTCGAGGCGCACGTGAATCTCCTTCTCCTCGGCCATGGGGGTGTATTTTACAGCGTTGCTGACGAGGTTGTCGAAGGCCTCCTGGATCCGGGTGGGATCGACCTGGCAACGCATGCCCCGCACGATTTCAGTCGTGATCGTGATGCCTTTGTTTTCCGCCCGTTGCGCGTTGAACTCGACGACTTTTTGCACGAGTGGCGCCATGTCGAATGGCGTCGGGTCGAACGTCAGCCCGTGCGCTTCCAAACCCTCGTTGGCGAGAATCTGATGGACCAGTTTCGCCATGTGGCTGGCGCCATCGCGCACCGTTTCGAGGATTTCCATTTCCTGCTCATCCTGCCTTTCCGGGGGAAGGGATTTGCGTTGCGCGATGAGAATTTCCGTGAGGCCGGTCACGGCATTGAGCGGGTTCTTCAGGTCGTGGGCGGCGATGGCCAGTAGTTCACTCTTGGCCTTGCTGAGGTTTTCGGCGCGATCCTTTTGCTCCCAGAGCACCGATTCCGCCGCCTTGATTTTCGCGAGTTGGCGCATGCTCTGCAGGCGCATGCTGTAGGCGAGGCGAGCCAGCAGCAGGCTCATCAGCGTGGTCAGGGCGAGGGCCAGGAGACCGCTGAAACGCATCTGGTCCATGCGGGCGTCAAAAGACTTCAGGTTGTAGTCGATCGCCACGTAGCCCACGTAACGTCCGTTCTGATCGATCAGGGGCGAACGGGCACCGAGATAACGGCCGTAGAAGTCCGCCCGGGGCTCGGGGAAGATGTAAGTCTCGCCCGAGGCCATGGTGATATCAAAGGCGGCGTTTTCGACGGTTTCATCGTGGGACTCCATCAGCGGTGAGAGGCGCACCGGGCGTTCGGACTGCTCGGCGATCGCCGCGATACGCGGGTCGTTGATGGTATCAAGCACCAGATATTGGTGCTCATCCTCGATCGCGTCCCGCACGGTGTAGAGATAGACGATGTCCGGCAGGAGCAGATGAAACTCCACCAGCGGGGCGAGCGCGGCCTGGTAGGAGGCTGCTCGCATCTGCTCACGGGACGTCAGCGACTCATGTTGTGCCACGTCGATCTGACGGGCCGCCAGACGACTCAGGTTGCGCAGCTGATCGTGGATCGACTCCTCGACGCGGGCGCTGGCCTGCACGTAGAGCAGGCCGAGCACGGCGCTGGACGAGCCCAGGAGAATGGCGAACACCACCCAGCCCAATGCGGTGGGCGACAGCTTGTGCAGGAGATTCGACGGTTGGATTTCCTTGGTTCTCACGGCGAGGCGGACAAAAGGTTTGAAACAGCGGGGGCGACTGTCGGGTTCATCCTTCGACAATCAGCCACGGTGGCGACGTAAATCAAAGTGGTTGCCGGTTTTAGCGTTCGACCGGGACAGGGGAATCGGGCGCCCGCCGGCTGAAACCCAATCGGCCCAAGCGACCGTGAACGCAGCGCTCATTCACGGTTTTCGAGTGAGCACATAGAAGGCATGAATCACGCCGCCGATTCCCAGCAGCAACACCCAGAGCAGAAGGTTGATCACGAAGTCCTTGCCCGCTCCTTTGTTGAGAAACACGGCGAGCGGGGGGATGAAGATGGCGAGGATGATATCGAGAATGCTCATGGGAGACGTAAGGTTGGCGACTGGCACGACGATGGAGGGAGGCCTCTCGGTAATCAAGAAGCGCTTGGCCACGGTCGAATGGGGGGGGGCGGGTCGTCATCTTTGCGTTTGGCTTCGGCGAGCGAATCGGCGATGGTCCGCGAATGCCTCTCGGAGCCCCTGTAGCCCTTCGCCGGTTGTTTGATGAGATCGGAACGGTTGACGCCGTCGGTGTGGAGGAGCGCGTGGCCAAATACGCCACACGTTCCATCAAAACCGGCTCCAAAGTCGTCGGCCTCAAACTCGCCACGACCATGGTGGATTTGACCACACTTGAAGGCAAAGACACCCCCGGTAAAGTTCGCGCGCTGTGCGTGAAGGGTCTGCATCCCCATGACGATCCCGACATTCCGCCCGTGGCGGCCGTCTGCGTTTACCCGGCCATGGTGAAGCATGCGCGCAAAGTGCTGGGTTACGATTCGCCCATCAATATAGCGTCCGTGGCCACCGCTTTCCCCAGTGGTCAGGCGCCCCTGCGCACGCGTCTGGCCGAAGTAAAGGCGGCGGTCTCCGACGGGGCCGACGAGATCGACATGGTCATCAACCGCGGAGCCTTTCTCGCCGGCGAATTCGGCCGCATGCAGGACGAGATCGCGGCGGTCGTCGAGGCCTGTGGTCCCGCCACGCTCAAGGTCATTCTCGAGACCAGTGAGCTCGAGACTTACGACAATATCCGCGCCGCCTCCTTCCTCGCCATGCGCGTGCTGCGCGAAGGTGACTTCATCAAGACGTCCACCGGCAAGACCTCGTCCAACGCCACCCTCGGCAACAACCAGGTCATGCTCGACGCCATCCGTGATTATTATCTGGATACGGGCACCGCGATTGCGATGAAGCCCGCCGGCGGCATCAAGTCCGCCAAGCAGGCGCTCACCTTCCTCGTTGCGGTCAAGGAAACCCTCGGCGACGCCTGGCTCACCAACAGTCGCTACCGCTTCGGTGCGTCGTCCCTCCTCAACGACCTTCTCCGCCAGCTCGTGAAGATGAAAACCGGCACCTACCCGGCCCCTTACGTCTTCAGCGAAGCCGCCGGCACCTACTAAACCCAGATTTTCAACCACAGATGGACACAGCTAAATCCAGATCCGATTTAAGTCGGGTGGTAATTCGGTTCGACGACTTCTCCGATTACATCGCGTCACGGTAGTGAAGCCATCTGTCGTTTTAAACAACTGACCTGACTCCCCGTCCCTTTCCCATGCCTGTCGCCTCTCAGAAGAAAACCGCCGCGCGCCGTCGTCCTGAACCCGAACTGATCTTCGGTGATTTGTGGGCGTTCGATCCCGCGCCCGAATCGGCCGACCCCAAACTGCAGTCGCGTTACCAGCTGTTCATCGGGGGCAAGTTCGTCGCGCCGAAAAGCCGACGCTACTTCGAGTCCATCAACCCGGCCACCGAGAAACCTCTCGCCGAGATCGCGTTGGCTTCCGCCAAGGACGTCGATGCCGCCTACGCCGCCGCAACCAAAGCCGCGCCCGCGTGGTCCGCTCTGCCCGGTGCCGAGCGGGGCAAGTATCTCTACCGGCTGGCGCGCCTGCTGCAGGACCGCGCCCGGGAATTCGCCGTGGCCGAGACTCTCGACGGCGGCAAACCCATCAAGGAGTCGCGCGACTTCGACGTGCCGATGGCCGCCGCCCATTTCTTTTACCACGCGGGATGGGCCGACAAACTCGCCTATGCTTTCCCGGGGGCCACCCCGGTGCCCCATGGGGTGGTGGGTCAGGTGATTCCGTGGAACTTCCCGCTGCTCATGCTGGCGTGGAAAATCGCGCCGGCGCTGGCCACCGGCAATACGGTCGTGCTCAAACCCGCCGAAACCACGTCGATCACCGCGCTCAAGTTTGCCGAGATCGTGATGGAGGCGGGCGTGCCCGCCGGCGTGATCAACATCGTTACCGGCGCGGGCGAGACCGGTGCCGCCGTCGTCAATCATCCGCAGGCGGCCAAGGTTGCCTTCACGGGCTCGACCGATGTCGGCAAACACATCATGCGCTCGACTGCCGGCACGGGCAAAAAGCTCACCCTCGAACTTGGCGGCAAGGCGGCCAACATCGTCTTCGACGACGCGCCGATCGACCAGGCGGTCGAAGGTATCGTCAACGGCATCTTTTTCAACCAAGGCCACGTGTGTTGCGCGGGCTCGCGACTGCTCGTGCAGGAAAGCGTAGCCGCCAAAGTGCTCACGCGACTGCGTCTGCGGGTGAAGAACCTCCGCGTGGGCGACCCGATGGACAAGAACACCGACATTGGTGCGATCAACTCCAAGGCCCAACTCGACAAGATCACCGAACTCGTCGCCGCCGGCGTCGACGAAGGCGCGGAGATCTACCAGCCCGAGTGCACGCTGCCGTCCCCGGGCTGGTTTTTCAAACCGACGCTCTTCAGCGGCGTCGAGCAAAGTCACCGCATTGCGCGCGAGGAAATCTTCGGCCCGGTGTTGTCGATCCTGACCTTCCGCACCACGGAGGAGGCGATCGAGAAGGCCAACAACTCCGCCTACGGTCTCAGCGCCGGGGTGTGGACCGACAAGGGCTCGCGTATCCTGAAAATGAGCACGGCGCTCAAGGCGGGCGTGGTCTGGGCCAACACCTACAACAAATTCGATCCCGCGTCACCATTTGGCGGATACAAAGAGTCCGGCTTCGGCCGCGAGGGCGGCAAGCAGGGCCTCGCCGACTACGTCAAACTCACCTGAGCCGCAGCCGCTGTTTTTTCAACCACAGATGGACACCGATAAACACAGATCTGAATTTGTAGCAGGAGAGCTCACGCATTCGATTGTCGGAGCCGCGTTCGAGGTAGTGAACGCACTCGGGCACGGACTTCATGAGAAGCCGTATGAGAATGCGATGGTGGTGGAACTCGTGGATCGGAATTTCAAAGTCGAGCAACAGGCGGTCTATGAAATCGATTACAAAGGCACCTCCGTCGGCACGTTTGTTCCCGATCTCATCGTGGAAGACGAGGTGATCGTGGATACCAAGGTCATCGATAAAATCACTGATCACGAACGGGGTCAGATGCTGAATTATCTCCGCATCACCGGCCTGAAAATCGGCCTCATCATCAATTTCAAAAATCCCAAACTCCAGTGGGATCGAGTAATTCTTTAAGTCAGAAACAACCCAAGACAAAGGCAGATCGAAACTCCCTCCTTCAAGGTTCCGTCGCGTAACGGCAGTGGAGCCATCTGTGTCCATCTGTGGTTAAAAAACAATCCTGCCGCACCGTTCATCGCTCCGAATCCCATGTCTCGTCTTTCTATTTCCAAGACTCCCAAGTGCTACGTTGGTGGTAAGTTCATTCGCTCGGAAAGTGGCCGCACGTTTCCGCTGGCCGATGCCGCCGGGGAATTCTTCGCGCATATCCCCCAGTGCACGCGCAAAGACGTGCGCAACGCCGTCGAGATCGCCGCCAAGGCGGGGGCGGGGTGGGCCGATCGCTCCGGCTACAACCGGGGGCAGATCCTTTACCGTCTCGCCGAGATGATGGAGCCGCGTGCCGCCGAGCTCGAAGCCGCGCTCAAACTTTCCGGTGCGACCCCGGCGGCCGCCGCGAAGGAAGTCTCGGCGACCATCGACCGCACCGTTCATTTCGCGGGCTGGACCGACAAATACGAACAGCTGCTCGGCAGCGTGAATCCCGTCGCTTCGCCGCACTTCAACTTCACCGTCACCGAGCCCACCGGCGTGGTGGCGATTGTCGCGCCCGACGAGGCGCCGCTGCTCGCTTTGATCACCCTCGTCCTGCCTGCCATCGTCTCGGGCAACAGTGTCATCGCCCTCGCTTCCGAGACCGCGCCTTACCCCGCCATCGTGTTGGGCGAGATGCTGGCCACCAGCGACCTGCCGGGTGGCGTGGTCAATCTGCTCACGGGCTTGCGGAAAGAGATCATCCCGACCTTCGCCACCCACGCGCACATCCGCGCCGTCAGTGGGGCGGTCAATGCCGCCGACCGTGAGACCTTGGAGCAAGGCGCGGCCGACAGCGTCAAACGCGTCAAACTGCTCACCGGCAATGCGACCGATATTGATTGGCTTGCTGGTCACGGTCCGACGCCGTCGCTCTACGCCATCCGCGACCTGCTCGAGTTCAAGACCACCTGGCATCCGGTCGGAGCGTAGTTAACTTGGTTCGTTAACGCGGGTGATTACGTCCGAGTCACGCTCATGGCGGCGACACCGCCGCCATGTTCGCGCTTGTCCTTCCCGGGGGGATTGCGTCTGAGTCGTGGCATCCGATGATCTCACCGAACAAACGCATCTTGATCGTGGACGACAATCCGGCGATTCACGCGGACTTCCGGAAGATATTTGCCGTTACCGCCCGGGACCCCGCGGTGGATATGATGGAGGCCAAACTTTTCGGGGCGGAGCCCGTGACGCCGACGGCCGTCGATCGGTCGTTTGACCTCGACTCGGCCTATCAAGGCTCGGAGGCCGTGGATATGGTGCGCGAAGCCCGCGACGCGGGGCGGCCCTATGCGATGGTTTTCATGGATGTGCAGATGCCGCCCGGATGGGACGGGATCAAGACGACAGCCAAAATCTGGGAAGTTGACCCGGAATTGCAGATCGTGATCTGCACGGCCTACACGCGGCATTCCTGGACCGAGACGCTGGATAAGCTCGGCCACGCCGACCAAATTTTGATCCTGAAAAAGCCGTTCGATAACATCGAGGCCCAGCAGATGGCCGTGGCCCTGAGCAAAAAGTGGAATCTGGTGCGCGAGCTGACCGCGCGCCAATAGCGGTTGGCGGCGGTCCGCGGTTCGGCGGTGCCGAGCTCGGTTCTGACGGCACTTAAAGCGCGACCGGAAACGGATTGCGCTCCGTGAAGTTGCGTTGGTGGAAGTAAGGGTAGGCCAGCGGTGTTGCGCTGGCGGCGTCGAGTTGGGCCACCTGTTCGGCCGTCAGGTTCCAGCCAACCGCACCGAGATTTTGGTGCAATTGTTCTTCGGTGCGCGCGCCGATGATCACGGTCGAGACGGACGGACGTTGGAGCAGCCAGTTGAGTGCGACCTGAGGCACCGACTTGCCGGTCTCGGCGGCGATTTCGTCGAGCGCGTCGACCACCCGGTAAATGTATTCGTCGTCGATGGGCGGTCCGGCCTTGTTCGACGCTTCGCCATGCAGGCGGCTGACTTCGGGCAATGGCTGGCCGCGGCGGATCTTGCCTGTGAGGCGGCCCCAACCGAGGGGGCTCCACACGACGGTGCCCACGCCTTGATCGAGCGCGAGGGGCATGAGCTCCCATTCGAAGGAGCGGCCGATGAGCGAATAGTAGGCCTGGTGGGCGACGTAGCGGCTCCAGCCCTGTTTCTCGGATACGGCGAGTGACTTCATCAGGTGCCAGCCGGAGAAATTGGACACGCCCAGGTAGCGAATCTTCCCGGCACGCACGAAGTCGTCGAGGGTGGCCAGGGTTTCCTCGATCGGAGTCTTGGCGTCGAACGCATGGAGTTGAAAGAGGTCGATGTAATCGGTGCCGAGACGTTGGAGTGCGCCGTCGATGGCCTGAGTGAGATGCCAGCGCGATGAACCGACATCGTTCGCCCCTTCGCCGAAGCGGAAGGTGGCCTTGGTCGAGATCAGGACTTTGTCCCGGCGGCCTGCGATGGCTTGTCCGAGGATCTCCTCGGCAAGACCGCCCGAGTAGCCATCGGCGGAGTCGAACATGTTGAGTCCGGCATCGAGGCAGATATCGACCATGCGTTTGGCGTGGGCCACATCGCTGCCGCCCCAGGCTTTGAACAAATCACCTTTGCCGCCGAAGGTGCCGGTGCCGAGAGTGAGGGCCGGGACTCTGAAGCCCGACCGACCGAGAAAACGCTGTTCCATGATGAGAATGGGTTGAAGAAGGAAGAGGGATCGAGGCGAGTTCGCCCGTCCGATGCAACGCAACGGCAGCCCCTGCGATCTGCAAGCGGGGGAACGGGTTTTCATTCCGGGCCAGCCACAGTCATCGTCGTTGTGGTCTGGGGCCTGGCCCGGTCGGATGGCGGCAAATCAGAGCGCCGCTTTCGTCAGCATCCAGATGGCGAGCGCCATCATCATGAGATTCTCGGTGAGCGAGATGAATCCCAGGGGCACGCTGCTGCCGCCGCCCACGCAGGCGCAGTTGAGATCTCGTTTTTCCACGTAAACCGCCTTGAATACCGACACCGCCCCGATGGTGCTGACAATGAGCGCGGCCGGGGCGACGACCCAGCTCCACAAGCCGGCGATCATGGCGACACCCGCGCCCGCCTCGACGAAGGGATAGACGCGCGAGTAGGGCACGTAGCGGCGGGCGACCAAGTCGTATTGCACGAAGCCGGTCGAAAACGATTGCAGGTCCTGCAGCTTGAGGATGCCCAGCACGCACATGCTGAAAGCGACAAACAGCTCCAGCACGCGAATGATCGGCAGACTGCCATGGATCGCCCAGGCCGCCGCCAGCGCCATGAACAACGCCACCGCGAAAACCGCGATCACGGGCTGGTAGGTGTCGCCCTCCTTGGGGTCGGGGGCCAGCCCGAGATGTTCGCGCAGCTGATCGTAGCCTCCGAGAGGCTTGCCCTCGATGAAGATCTGCGGCGTTTCATCCACGCCATGTTCCCGTTTGTAGGACTCGTTTTTTTCCTGAGTGGGAATGTGAAGGTCGTCGACCTCGTAGCCGTGTCGCTTGAGCAGGTCCAGGCCCTTCACTCCCCACGGGCAGAGGTGCGTGGGGGTCACCATGCGGTGTATCGTCGCGTGTTTTTTCATGGCAGGTTCTCCACGAGAAGTGACCACGATGGGCGCCAACGGTTCGAATTCGCATCGATCCCCGTCTTCGAACTCATGGACCGGGCCGATCGTGGTTGGGGTTGAGAGCGTTGGTCTCGAACGGTCTCCGACCGGCTGCGATCGCAGTTGCACCGGTCGCACGGCTGAGTGTCTTTTTACTCATGAGTGACGACTGGTGGATCTGGGGGGTGCGAGCGGCGGGGTGTTTTCATTTTGTCACGCTGGCCCTTGCCCATCGAACCCCGATCCCGCGCGGATGGGACGAAAACTTGGCGAGGTTGCCCGGAATTCATCGGCGATTTGCCATCGCGCAGAATGCCGCGGTCGGCGGTGTGATCGCGTGGCTCGGTTTGGTGTGCGTGGGCTTCGCGCCGTTGTTGGTGGGCGGCGAAACGATGGCGCGACTGTGGTGCGCGGCGATCGCGTTATGGTGGGGCGGGCGGCTGGCGTTGCTGCCATGGCTGGCCATCAAGCCGGAGCTCACGTCGCCGCTTCTGCGGTGGGGGTTCCGGGCTTTGCGGTTGCAGTGCGGAATCTACGGCGTCGCGTTTGGGTGGCTGGCAATCCGCTAGCGTCGGGAACCCGCCGACCCGTAGTTACGGTTGATAGGTGCTCAACACGAAGGGCGTGGGCGCGGTGAAGACAGACTCCGGCAGCGTGTCCAACACGGCGACATCGGTGTGACGGTTGTTCCCGCGGTTGTCGGAGAGGAGAATGTTGCCGTGGGATTGCCAGTTGGCCCAGACGCCGAGTGAACGGGGCTCGTCGACGGCGGCATCGGCCCAGTAGGTCCATTCCGTCACCAGCCGTGGGGATTTGCCCACATAGACATGGTATTTGTTCTGCGGCGTGCGGCCGACGCCGGCGAAGGTGAGTTGCAGCACATCGCAAGGCGCCCCGGCGCTGTTGGGTTTCTCGCCGAGATAGGTGAGCGTCACGCCGGAGTCTTTCAATTTGTAGGGCATGACCAGCCA is from Synoicihabitans lomoniglobus and encodes:
- a CDS encoding response regulator transcription factor; the encoded protein is MPLVNKVLLVDDEVHIRKYIGLVVKSAFPGVTVIDASNGHEATEIYETEKPDLVLMDINMPVRDGIETLGDLMAIDEDAVIVMLTSVSTRSAVEKASALGAAGYILKDTPREEISNSLLELADEIFGED
- a CDS encoding sensor histidine kinase yields the protein MRTKEIQPSNLLHKLSPTALGWVVFAILLGSSSAVLGLLYVQASARVEESIHDQLRNLSRLAARQIDVAQHESLTSREQMRAASYQAALAPLVEFHLLLPDIVYLYTVRDAIEDEHQYLVLDTINDPRIAAIAEQSERPVRLSPLMESHDETVENAAFDITMASGETYIFPEPRADFYGRYLGARSPLIDQNGRYVGYVAIDYNLKSFDARMDQMRFSGLLALALTTLMSLLLARLAYSMRLQSMRQLAKIKAAESVLWEQKDRAENLSKAKSELLAIAAHDLKNPLNAVTGLTEILIAQRKSLPPERQDEQEMEILETVRDGASHMAKLVHQILANEGLEAHGLTFDPTPFDMAPLVQKVVEFNAQRAENKGITITTEIVRGMRCQVDPTRIQEAFDNLVSNAVKYTPMAEEKEIHVRLEHLGRHARFSVTDQGPGLSAADQAKLFGKFQRLSSVPTDGESSTGLGLSIVKTIAEMHDGRVGCESQLGAGCCFWIELPLLNG
- a CDS encoding YqaE/Pmp3 family membrane protein; amino-acid sequence: MSILDIILAIFIPPLAVFLNKGAGKDFVINLLLWVLLLGIGGVIHAFYVLTRKP
- the deoC gene encoding deoxyribose-phosphate aldolase, translating into MPLGAPVALRRLFDEIGTVDAVGVEERVAKYATRSIKTGSKVVGLKLATTMVDLTTLEGKDTPGKVRALCVKGLHPHDDPDIPPVAAVCVYPAMVKHARKVLGYDSPINIASVATAFPSGQAPLRTRLAEVKAAVSDGADEIDMVINRGAFLAGEFGRMQDEIAAVVEACGPATLKVILETSELETYDNIRAASFLAMRVLREGDFIKTSTGKTSSNATLGNNQVMLDAIRDYYLDTGTAIAMKPAGGIKSAKQALTFLVAVKETLGDAWLTNSRYRFGASSLLNDLLRQLVKMKTGTYPAPYVFSEAAGTY
- a CDS encoding aldehyde dehydrogenase family protein gives rise to the protein MPVASQKKTAARRRPEPELIFGDLWAFDPAPESADPKLQSRYQLFIGGKFVAPKSRRYFESINPATEKPLAEIALASAKDVDAAYAAATKAAPAWSALPGAERGKYLYRLARLLQDRAREFAVAETLDGGKPIKESRDFDVPMAAAHFFYHAGWADKLAYAFPGATPVPHGVVGQVIPWNFPLLMLAWKIAPALATGNTVVLKPAETTSITALKFAEIVMEAGVPAGVINIVTGAGETGAAVVNHPQAAKVAFTGSTDVGKHIMRSTAGTGKKLTLELGGKAANIVFDDAPIDQAVEGIVNGIFFNQGHVCCAGSRLLVQESVAAKVLTRLRLRVKNLRVGDPMDKNTDIGAINSKAQLDKITELVAAGVDEGAEIYQPECTLPSPGWFFKPTLFSGVEQSHRIAREEIFGPVLSILTFRTTEEAIEKANNSAYGLSAGVWTDKGSRILKMSTALKAGVVWANTYNKFDPASPFGGYKESGFGREGGKQGLADYVKLT
- a CDS encoding GxxExxY protein, translating into MDTDKHRSEFVAGELTHSIVGAAFEVVNALGHGLHEKPYENAMVVELVDRNFKVEQQAVYEIDYKGTSVGTFVPDLIVEDEVIVDTKVIDKITDHERGQMLNYLRITGLKIGLIINFKNPKLQWDRVIL
- a CDS encoding aldehyde dehydrogenase family protein, coding for MSRLSISKTPKCYVGGKFIRSESGRTFPLADAAGEFFAHIPQCTRKDVRNAVEIAAKAGAGWADRSGYNRGQILYRLAEMMEPRAAELEAALKLSGATPAAAAKEVSATIDRTVHFAGWTDKYEQLLGSVNPVASPHFNFTVTEPTGVVAIVAPDEAPLLALITLVLPAIVSGNSVIALASETAPYPAIVLGEMLATSDLPGGVVNLLTGLRKEIIPTFATHAHIRAVSGAVNAADRETLEQGAADSVKRVKLLTGNATDIDWLAGHGPTPSLYAIRDLLEFKTTWHPVGA
- a CDS encoding response regulator; translated protein: MISPNKRILIVDDNPAIHADFRKIFAVTARDPAVDMMEAKLFGAEPVTPTAVDRSFDLDSAYQGSEAVDMVREARDAGRPYAMVFMDVQMPPGWDGIKTTAKIWEVDPELQIVICTAYTRHSWTETLDKLGHADQILILKKPFDNIEAQQMAVALSKKWNLVRELTARQ
- a CDS encoding aldo/keto reductase, producing the protein MEQRFLGRSGFRVPALTLGTGTFGGKGDLFKAWGGSDVAHAKRMVDICLDAGLNMFDSADGYSGGLAEEILGQAIAGRRDKVLISTKATFRFGEGANDVGSSRWHLTQAIDGALQRLGTDYIDLFQLHAFDAKTPIEETLATLDDFVRAGKIRYLGVSNFSGWHLMKSLAVSEKQGWSRYVAHQAYYSLIGRSFEWELMPLALDQGVGTVVWSPLGWGRLTGKIRRGQPLPEVSRLHGEASNKAGPPIDDEYIYRVVDALDEIAAETGKSVPQVALNWLLQRPSVSTVIIGARTEEQLHQNLGAVGWNLTAEQVAQLDAASATPLAYPYFHQRNFTERNPFPVAL
- a CDS encoding glutaredoxin, producing the protein MKKHATIHRMVTPTHLCPWGVKGLDLLKRHGYEVDDLHIPTQEKNESYKREHGVDETPQIFIEGKPLGGYDQLREHLGLAPDPKEGDTYQPVIAVFAVALFMALAAAWAIHGSLPIIRVLELFVAFSMCVLGILKLQDLQSFSTGFVQYDLVARRYVPYSRVYPFVEAGAGVAMIAGLWSWVVAPAALIVSTIGAVSVFKAVYVEKRDLNCACVGGGSSVPLGFISLTENLMMMALAIWMLTKAAL